From the genome of Leptospira andrefontaineae, one region includes:
- a CDS encoding AAA family ATPase yields the protein MKHLIIVAGPNGSGKTTFALEHRNVYGYIFLNADEMEKGLENRGTTSGHLEAGKLFFQAIDRELGLGNSLIIESTLSGRYLRATIQKFRKSGYRISIFYTVLESSKQCIERIRDRVAKGGHSIPDDIVARRFVRSRWNFWKIYRSMADNWAAYFNSGERLECFALGGKSNYDIVNQELYSLFLQGIDKDE from the coding sequence ATGAAACATCTGATCATCGTGGCCGGACCGAATGGTTCCGGAAAAACGACCTTTGCCTTAGAGCATCGAAATGTATATGGTTATATTTTTTTAAATGCCGATGAAATGGAAAAAGGTTTAGAAAATCGAGGAACAACAAGCGGTCATTTGGAAGCAGGGAAATTATTTTTTCAAGCGATAGATAGAGAGTTAGGTTTAGGAAATAGTCTAATTATTGAATCTACTTTGTCAGGGAGATACCTAAGAGCGACCATTCAGAAATTTAGAAAGTCCGGATATCGGATTAGTATTTTTTATACAGTGCTGGAATCTTCTAAACAATGTATAGAAAGGATTCGAGACAGAGTCGCGAAAGGTGGTCATAGTATACCGGACGATATTGTTGCTCGACGGTTCGTCCGAAGTAGGTGGAACTTCTGGAAAATATATCGTTCTATGGCTGATAATTGGGCAGCGTATTTTAATTCGGGTGAGAGGCTTGAATGTTTTGCGCTTGGCGGAAAATCTAATTATGATATAGTGAATCAGGAGTTATATTCTCTTTTTCTCCAGGGAATTGACAAAGATGAGTAA
- a CDS encoding response regulator, which yields MVPYSLKSEKMSVRTRPKIFLIDDHPIVRSGLESEIKTSGDYEYCGSASSIKEGTKIMGFAKPDLLICDVSLQDENGIRELDSIRKKFPNMKIVFLTMHRDWSYLQDAISAGADGYILKSDSMESIMASIKKVLNRGKVFPGEIANFSYDEKHIREVVEIVKKLTKRESQILNFLSKGKLNREIAEELKLSVRTVEAHRASIFKKLEVENMVELTRILVQLKSLDPN from the coding sequence ATGGTGCCATATTCCCTAAAATCCGAGAAGATGTCCGTCAGAACCCGCCCTAAAATATTCTTAATAGACGATCATCCGATTGTTCGTTCCGGATTGGAATCCGAGATCAAAACTTCCGGAGATTATGAATATTGTGGCTCTGCTTCTTCCATAAAAGAAGGTACCAAAATTATGGGTTTTGCTAAACCGGATCTTCTTATCTGCGATGTTTCTCTCCAAGATGAGAACGGGATCAGGGAACTTGATTCTATCCGCAAAAAATTCCCGAATATGAAGATCGTATTTTTAACAATGCACAGAGATTGGTCTTATCTTCAGGACGCAATTTCAGCGGGTGCGGATGGTTATATTCTAAAAAGCGATTCGATGGAATCCATTATGGCCTCCATTAAAAAAGTATTAAATAGAGGCAAAGTATTCCCTGGAGAGATCGCAAACTTCAGTTATGACGAAAAACATATCAGAGAAGTAGTCGAGATCGTTAAAAAGCTCACTAAAAGAGAAAGTCAGATCCTGAACTTTCTCTCCAAGGGAAAATTAAACCGAGAAATCGCGGAAGAATTAAAACTAAGCGTTAGAACGGTCGAAGCTCATAGAGCATCTATTTTCAAGAAGTTAGAAGTGGAGAATATGGTAGAATTAACTAGGATTTTAGTCCAACTCAAATCCTTGGATCCAAATTAA
- a CDS encoding sensor histidine kinase translates to MRFGKTTFFALLISSFIFQCGFIGSGSEHSSAKNGILDLSKHSFKDGKVVSLDGEWEFYWEEFILPGDFSDPKFKSKKKLVTLPSVWSEKYSKDPNSAGHGYATYRIKLKLGERKQTFALKIPDIGTSYILYANGKKIASVGSLGKSESEAKAKYELKISLVPDSENLELVFHVSNFQNRWGGVWNSIQLGEWENVLENIQKRRDIEWALVLIAATMSFYNIFFYFFRRTESAHILFAFHCFLIMIRSLTIGDSRLAYEFLQGISWELPNRLEYISVYASGPTLYAFLYRYCKTDFWKRFGQYICIPYYVAVFIVLFFPNKYYTLTLLPIALYMPLVTMPIWIVLLSIGLKRKIEGGRILFAGYLVISLATLNDIMFFLGFWKSIYLIQYGEVALILGYSILISKIFSEAFKRSDILGTKMKSLVFSTREIMQSSSYDKAADTVLKMLHENGKEETVFVYLEEPNSSVWKRYSISSSGNLETVEVYKYDVQDLLGLDPSSLAKPMIQNNRLIISVQDEQLYKLIFDLPFEGYSEDSQVDWVRGIADALAFSVRNIARQDREKLAIIGELSAEIVHDLGHPIAMIRQNLKNIGSQKGKSKSNILFQAEKEVDALTNLTLDILDFSKNRIILDLQNIDIKTYFKEIFEDLGTFFQSTQMKLVSKISAKGSIRLDPLRIRRLIFNLAKNAAEATDEKGIFSIRIEKEENVVYLIFEDNGEGFSKDMEKYIFDSGFGSKKPYGTGLGLSIIRKIVSAHGGEILVSSEEGKGTRFTILLRS, encoded by the coding sequence GTGAGATTCGGAAAAACTACCTTCTTTGCCCTCCTAATCTCTTCCTTTATTTTTCAATGCGGTTTCATCGGATCGGGTTCGGAACATTCTTCCGCGAAGAATGGAATATTGGATTTAAGCAAACATTCTTTTAAAGACGGTAAGGTCGTTTCATTGGATGGAGAATGGGAATTTTATTGGGAAGAATTTATTTTACCCGGTGACTTCTCCGATCCGAAATTCAAATCCAAAAAAAAATTAGTAACTCTCCCTTCTGTTTGGTCGGAAAAATATTCTAAGGATCCAAATTCCGCAGGCCATGGCTACGCAACCTATCGAATTAAATTAAAACTTGGAGAAAGGAAACAAACATTCGCTCTCAAAATTCCTGATATAGGAACTTCTTATATACTTTATGCAAATGGAAAGAAGATCGCCAGTGTAGGTTCTTTAGGAAAATCAGAATCAGAAGCGAAAGCAAAATACGAGTTAAAAATTTCTTTGGTTCCTGATTCGGAAAATCTGGAGTTGGTATTCCATGTTTCCAATTTTCAAAACAGATGGGGAGGAGTTTGGAATTCCATTCAATTAGGAGAATGGGAAAATGTTTTAGAGAATATTCAGAAACGAAGAGATATAGAATGGGCCTTGGTGTTAATCGCGGCCACGATGTCTTTTTATAATATATTCTTTTATTTTTTTAGAAGGACCGAATCCGCTCACATATTATTCGCATTCCATTGTTTTCTGATCATGATCCGTTCTTTAACGATTGGGGATTCCAGACTAGCATACGAATTTTTGCAGGGAATTTCTTGGGAGCTTCCAAATCGTTTGGAGTATATCAGCGTATACGCATCCGGGCCTACTCTATACGCTTTTTTGTATAGATACTGTAAGACTGATTTCTGGAAAAGGTTCGGTCAATACATCTGTATTCCTTATTATGTAGCGGTCTTTATTGTATTATTTTTTCCGAATAAATATTATACTCTCACACTTCTTCCGATCGCATTGTACATGCCTTTGGTCACGATGCCCATTTGGATAGTTCTGCTTTCAATCGGTCTGAAAAGAAAAATAGAAGGCGGACGTATTCTATTTGCGGGTTATTTAGTGATCAGTTTAGCCACATTGAATGATATTATGTTCTTTCTCGGGTTTTGGAAAAGTATTTACTTAATCCAATATGGAGAAGTTGCACTGATACTTGGGTATTCCATTCTGATCTCCAAAATTTTCTCAGAGGCATTCAAACGTTCCGATATATTGGGAACCAAAATGAAATCTCTTGTGTTTTCTACGAGAGAGATCATGCAATCTTCTTCCTATGATAAGGCCGCGGATACAGTCTTAAAGATGCTTCATGAAAATGGGAAAGAAGAAACGGTTTTTGTGTATTTAGAAGAACCGAATTCTTCGGTTTGGAAAAGATATTCTATCTCTTCTTCAGGAAATTTGGAAACTGTAGAAGTTTATAAATATGATGTGCAGGATCTTTTAGGTCTGGACCCTTCTTCTCTTGCCAAACCAATGATCCAAAATAATAGGCTGATCATCTCCGTTCAGGATGAGCAGCTTTACAAATTGATCTTTGATCTTCCTTTCGAAGGATACTCTGAGGATTCTCAGGTGGATTGGGTGAGAGGAATTGCGGATGCACTTGCATTTTCAGTTCGTAATATTGCAAGACAGGATAGAGAGAAGCTTGCCATCATTGGAGAACTTTCCGCAGAAATCGTGCATGATTTGGGTCATCCGATCGCAATGATCCGCCAAAATCTAAAAAACATAGGTTCTCAAAAAGGTAAATCTAAAAGTAATATTCTCTTTCAAGCAGAGAAGGAAGTGGATGCGCTTACGAATCTTACCTTAGATATATTAGATTTTTCTAAAAATAGAATTATCTTGGATCTGCAGAACATAGATATAAAAACTTACTTCAAGGAAATTTTTGAAGATTTAGGGACCTTCTTCCAATCCACTCAGATGAAACTGGTTTCTAAGATAAGTGCAAAGGGAAGTATCCGGTTAGACCCACTTCGTATTCGCAGATTGATCTTTAATCTGGCAAAAAACGCTGCAGAGGCAACCGACGAGAAAGGTATCTTTTCTATCCGTATCGAAAAAGAAGAGAATGTTGTTTATTTGATCTTCGAAGACAATGGTGAAGGTTTCAGTAAAGACATGGAAAAATATATTTTCGATTCAGGATTCGGAAGTAAGAAGCCATATGGAACGGGACTCGGGCTTTCTATCATTCGCAAAATTGTGTCCGCTCATGGAGGAGAAATACTTGTTTCTTCGGAGGAGGGGAAGGGAACTAGGTTTACAATTCTTCTTCGTTCTTAA